One Odontesthes bonariensis isolate fOdoBon6 chromosome 12, fOdoBon6.hap1, whole genome shotgun sequence genomic window, cgtagtcgcaaaatgcaagaaatgcttattttttaaccgaaaaataaaaagttattcaacttcctgtcccgccccatcaaaacacatgagaactcgtgcacgtctacatgcacgccagatgcgcgtacacgactcctcattcatcaactcacctgtcatttgcgatcatggaagacacagtaagtagactagcccgtaatgaagttcaatagtctagataaataagcgtggggacgagcctaccttgtatcgcgcgtgcaccatcggtgattgacaggcagcagagcccagctcgtaacctgattggttaccttttaccggtccggtctgcaattttgtaaacaaacctgctggctttggagggacctagcgggacatataggggacctagagaactcattttttttttgtattggggtatttaatgtactactttcagaatccccggacagttccaggcgttatgcttgaaaaagagttgcagactgcagctttaataatgtAATGTTGGTGTGCTGCAGTCAAACTAAAGCTGTTCAATAAGTTGCTCAGATGTTTCCTATACTAAAGGAGACAATAAACCAGACTCCAAGACATTATGACAAACACTCACTGTGAGACTTATCAACGGAAAAACAGGAACAGGACCAATCCAAGCGCTGACACCGCGGGGATGAGTTTAAACAGTATCCTGAAAATGTCTGTGGAGACTTCCGGCTCTTTACCTAATGAAATGAAAACGTACATCACCAAATAAAGAGTCTTTTCTCATGATTTgatgatttcttttttcttttaaaatcactttaaacattttaaacagaACTCTACAGTGTATAACTGCTGCAATGGATTTTAACATGGCAACAGAAATGAGACCCATCTTCTACTAaaccaaaatataaaacaaatactTACGAGGTTGAATGTCCGGTTCTTTGGACCTGACTTCACATTTAGGGTCTAACGTCACATTGTTTGTAGAGAGAGAGCTATTGAAATGGTAGAGGCCGGTGGAAGTGTCCAGGCGGCCTTCGGAGATGTTTATTGTAGTCTGAGCTGAATTTGTAAGAGGATTTTTTTCTGAAGTCCACTGAATTTCAACCCCTGCGCTGCATTCCTTTACATGACATGCTGTGAAAACCTTTGTAGGGTTGCCATGGGTGACGGTCCGCTGAGAAATGTCGGCTGTGCCTGATGAGGAAAGGCTcggttaaaatgattaaaaagacCCAAAGTGGTAACGATAGTGATGAAGCATTTAAATGAAAGACTCACCACAAACATGCAGGTTCACATCTTCAGAAGTGTACAGTTTTTTGCGGTAGAAAATACATTTGTATTCCCCTCGGTCAGCCGCTGTGATGTTTGTTAGCAGGACAGAGCAGTTGTGGTTGTTTTTACTCAGAAATGTTTCAACCCTGCCTGTGTAGTTGTCACCCACATACGGCCCGGTTTTGTTCAACTTGAACACCAGCTCTTTTCTCCCGTACTCTGCCACTCTGCCGCTCGTACTCTGCCACTTAACATCCATTTGCAAATTTATGCCCATGCAGGGGCACGGCAGAAGGACACTTCCGTTCAGGAAGCTTTTGACCTGAACTCCGTCAACACCTGCAACGAAAAAGGTGCCGAAGGATTAGTCCAACTCTTAGCTTTGCTGCGGCACGCACATGTCAGTGGGCattttcggggggggggggaaacacGACAAAAGCCGCACTGCTCTGAAAACGTGGGCTGATTGAGAAGACAAAAACTATTCTGTCAACCCCATCGGTGTTTCGCTGAATCCGCGAGAACATGTTCAGAGACATGAAGCAAGAGATCTTAATGAATCAATGGAAGCTACACGCACGTTTTGGGTCATGTTGTGGCATGACagtcacatttttttcttctgtgccACTTGAGAGATGGTGTTGTTTGTCGATAGATTAAAACTTAGTAAGCTTGGGACATCATACCGGTGTTTATTACATAAACCTACACAGATGGTTGAAGTGTCTCATAAAGCATTtggctgggaaaaaaaacaccatgaaATTTTAAGTCAAACAGTGCGTAAAAAGCCCTGATGTGGCGACAAAACCACGACTCAAAACACCAGCTTGTCCTAACAAGAAAATCGCCTGATTGAAAAAGATTAGATAATCATCAcatattaataataatgataagatCTGTATGAACTGTCTTCAATGGAAACAACCATTCAAGCTAATGAATGTGTTTTAAACTTGGCATCATGTGCGTTTCCTTTGAATGATTTCGCAAGATGTGAAACTTTAATGTCGGTGTGAATGAGCTTTGGGGAACTGTGAAACCGCACTTGTTGAATGAGCTAAATAGCAAAAGTCTTGGCTCCTACATTTAGGATATATGGATACATATTGCATTTATTTGTCTTGTGGTGAACTTAAAAGGGagctgcggtattttcaacattaagcctcttttatgagtcatctgcaatgttttagaacccccctcatcgcttttttgatgtttactgctgtctccggtatttgcctaattttgattcttctcaacctgcttcagaatggcaagtcttgtgcatgtcctaaaaggtccgtaaaaacacaataaacgtccgttttcaaaataatcaactcaccggagtggttactggtgtgcactggtaatccatatcaaatttcgtggcgaaaagttgcttctgtcgtgttttatttgacattttgtactggatgttcgttgatattactccgccaccgctaagaaaatagtgcgagcatgaacgagctgccaaataaaacacgacagaagaaacttttcgcaacgaaatttgatatggattaccagtgcacaccagtaaccactccggtgagttgatgattttgaaaacggacgtttattgtgcttttacggaccttttaggacatgcacatgacttgccattctgaagcaggttgagaagaatcaaaattaggcaaataccggagacagcagtaaacatcaaaaaagtggtgaggggggttctaaaacattgcagacgactcataaaagaggcttaatgttgaaaataccgcagttcccctttaattcaGTGGTAACATTTCAACAGCAGATTTAATACGCGATCTGCAGTCAACCGCCAACGCTCACACAACAGCGTGTGCTTTTGTTCTTGTGTTTCATTGGTGATTTTTCACGTTATCTTTGGTTGAGttgttttttcccattttgacTGCAACATTACTTTGTTAGGAACACCAGGCTTATGTTGGAGACCACACAGCTCTCGTTTCTTTGCAAGCCTTCCCTCTCTCCTTCGATACCCGCCTTTTCATTCAAATAACCAGATGATTAAACAAACATATCGCCCTCCAGATGCGTTGTCCCACTCACAAAAGTTCACAATGTGGTTTGAATGAGTGACGAGCGAAGACTTAGAGCGATTCTGGTTGAGATGAGCTAAAAGATCTCGGATTCAGATTTGTTGATACCGAGAATAATCCAAATCCTAAAACCACAGtcacctgttttttttattttttatgttttgtttatgtatataaaaaaaacacaactatgTTTTTGGTGGTTTGCATGTGCTTACACTTACAACAGTGCAACACTCAAATTTCTCAAACTGATCAAAAACAGATGAATTTCAGAACATGGCCCTGATCTGATTTCTTAAAGCCCCTGTTTGAGTTGGCCTGATAGCCCAGCTGTCTTCCCTGCAGTTTAGTCTGCAGTCTTGCAACATAAAGAAAGGTTTATATGTTTGCGTCAGAGGGGAAAACCAACCATTTGCCCGAGGTTGACTTAAGGTGTCATTAATTACAGCTGACCTTTTCTTTACATATGGGAAACCTCTTTAAACTGTTGCAGGGTGGATAAGATAAGAGAACTTGTGTACACGCGTGCATTTACGGTTGCCAGTTGCGTTCAATGCAAAGTTTAGGATTTGTGTCAGCGTGAATTTACACATATGGCGCTATTTgatgtgatttaatttttttgcgcaaaaaaagagagaagtttttgttcccatgaggtcttagaaaaaaaaaagttttttaggAAGACTCTGAAAGACGCCCATTCTGCAAAAACATCAAGTAGGCTAAATCCTTATTATAGATAAGTGATACTGCTACTTTAAAGTATACGACTCCAGCAACCCTTCCAAAAATGTATGATACATTGTCATGGAGGTGTGGGAATTCGAGTGCGATTTACCTGAGACCGTTAACACCATTAACAATCCGAGAAATGTCCACAGGTTTCTTGTACGTCGTTCCCCGAGGATTTCCATGTCGTGCCGtgggacttaaaaaaaaaaaagtatctgaaATATGTTGCTACCCTTCAACTCCGTCCCGTGAGTGTTGAGGGGGCATTTACAAATCCACCAAATGCAGGAAGCGAACATCAGGACGACCGAGCGCGCACTGTCTCGTCCTGAGTGGGAACTGAAACCAAATGAAGACACGCTCCGGAACTACGTCATAAAACTTGGCAATGGGAATTAATGAGTAACCATGGTGATATTCTACTTCCATTTGAAGGCAAACGACAGgaactttatttaaacagtaATCTGCATTCCATAAGTAACACATGGAAATTAAGGCATTACATTAGTATCTTCGTTTGAGCAGACTTATTAAATTAGATCAAAAGTTTTTGCTGATGGAGATGTTTTTCTTAACCTAACACAcagccccccccgccccccccgcCCCACTCCAATCCAAACACATCACCAGCCTTCCAGCGCCAACACCAGGGGGGGAAAAACAGAGAGGGATCATCCGGATCGGAGCGCGTCGGCTTACGTCGTGTCGACACGTTTTAAAGCTCTAaacgtttctctctctttatttgttttttccccccccacAAACGACGATTTCGTGAACATAACGGCAGTGCTGGCTACCGAGAGGACGGTATGGGGGAGCACGCGGCGTTTCTGCTGTTACTGGTGGCGACCTTGACGCTTTCATCTGAGGTGAGCACAGCGGAGAAACCGCAGCCTGCGGCGGGGTGTTGACGAGACATTCCCAGGCTGTGAGGGACTGCGAGGGCCCTGCAGCCTCATAGGGCCAGAGAGTGAGCCGGCCGACGTGCTCATTTTTAATGAAAACAGACCTTGCTGTATTACTGTTTGCAGAGATAATACGATTACTGGCCTTATCCTTTAAGATCACTCCATCTGAGACAAATGCTTCCCCTGACAGTTTGGAGCATTTTTGCTTTTTGAGCCCATCTTAATGACATGCCTTTCGTGTACACAGATTTACTGCGTAATATAAATTAGCTAACCCGGAATGTCAGCAATGCTACGGCACCGTTAGATGTCAGTGATTGACAGCTTGGCCCTGCCatgttggatgtttttgtttgtctcaTGGTGTGTTCGTGCAgatttatatatatgttttttaaaactgtttttccactttttttatttttttattgtacgTTTAGTCGTTTATCTGGAGCAGTTAATGTGGTACAAGGAGCTAACGTGCGCTAGTTTTTTTTCTAGAAGGCTACAGATTGGCACAACGAACGATTTGCTAACAAAACGGTCAATTCGCGTGCAGCCCTGTTGACAGTCTGGACCACACCAAGACAACACGAGCAGTTGATTTTAATAGTTATTGTTCAGCTATGGCCACAGATACGACGGAGGTTTTTCAGTATAGTTAAAGTGCGGTGGAAAGATTGGTTAAAGGCCCAGCAAGCGGGGTTGTGCTGATTGGTGAAACTGCTGAGGAGAATGGAAAAAGGATGCAGCCTTAGTAGTTTGACACGGCAAGATGGCGCCTGTAGCTTGGCGCTGCTGTGCTGGACCACAGATTCAGCTAAGGACCAGTTGGAAATAGGGTGAAAAGGACCTGCAATATTAAATGTAATCCGATTATGTTGTTTGCCCACCAACTTGTGACAGTATTCTTGTAATGAAGGCTCAGTTTACTAACCCAGTACAGCTTCCCCAGACAAAACCTCTGTGTGCTGCAGTGAAAAATGTGTCAGCAACATTATACAGAATACATACTTTGATGTCAGACTTGTGATTGTGACACTCTAAATGCACTGTGTTGGTGGGACTCAAAAGGTGCTATTTCAGTCAAATCATTATACAATATCATCTTGAAGTGTTTGACGATTCAGCTTTATTGTTTAGTTTGTGTGATGAATTTGGGGACAGTTGTTTTGGGCACAGCCTgtatggactggtgacctgacTGAGTTGTCTTGCCCAGTTGGCAGCTGGACTTTTTTCCGTGATCCAATAAAATTCACTTTCTGGGTCAGAGTATAACCTGTTCACTCTCCTTGAGGCAGGGTGAGTCATGAGTGAAAGGGCCACAAACGGCGACAACAGTGCTCAGACATTGTTGAACTACACTTTTTACACACGTAAAGAATGCTGCCACTCCCCGTTAAAAGCAGGTCTGACTGGTTGTGTATTATGGTATAAATCAGAAG contains:
- the LOC142396562 gene encoding uncharacterized protein LOC142396562; the encoded protein is MEILGERRTRNLWTFLGLLMVLTVSGVDGVQVKSFLNGSVLLPCPCMGINLQMDVKWQSTSGRVAEYGRKELVFKLNKTGPYVGDNYTGRVETFLSKNNHNCSVLLTNITAADRGEYKCIFYRKKLYTSEDVNLHVCGTADISQRTVTHGNPTKVFTACHVKECSAGVEIQWTSEKNPLTNSAQTTINISEGRLDTSTGLYHFNSSLSTNNVTLDPKCEVRSKEPDIQPRKEPEVSTDIFRILFKLIPAVSALGLVLFLFFR